From the Lathyrus oleraceus cultivar Zhongwan6 chromosome 4, CAAS_Psat_ZW6_1.0, whole genome shotgun sequence genome, one window contains:
- the LOC127138510 gene encoding probable alpha,alpha-trehalose-phosphate synthase [UDP-forming] 11, translated as MLSRSCLGLLNHVTTNDYIEESTTVQKMVTTLTGEDELKFQQDSVSVSSSRERRMIIVANQLPIRVVKGSKEEDEKKLKFEWDVDSISFQLKDGFSEKVEVLYVGSLKAEIDQSEQDEVAQVLFDKFRCVPTFLPSEIHNKFYHGFCKHYLWPLFHYMLPVSKSQGARFDRSQWLAYVSANRIFADKVTEVINPDEDYVWVHDYHLMILPTFLRKRCPRVKLGFFLHNTFPTSEIYRTLPVREEILRGFLNCDLIGFHTFDYARHFLSCCSRMLGLDYESKRGYIGLDYFGRNVTIKILPAGIHMGLLESVLSLPYTATRVKELKEEFEGKVVILGVDDMDLFKGIGLKFLALGKLLEVNEKARGRVVLVQILNQARSRGKDIQDLKFEIEAIAKEINDKYGDKQSGYRPIVCINGPVSTQEKAAYYAISECCIVNAVRDGMNLMPYEYTVCRQGSVELDKALGVDNDEAKKSVIIVSEFIGCSPSLSCAIRVNPWNIDDVCEAMNSAIRMADAEKQLRHEKNYKYISSHDVAYWAKSFDQDLERACREHYLKKWLDVGLGLNFRIIALDPSFKKLSVDYIVSAYRDTKSRLILLDYDGTMMPQGSLDKTPSLDVITLLNGLCSDPKNVVFIVSGRDRECLSKWFSPCDKLGLSAEHGYFTRWSKGSPWRTCGLASDFDWKNTVEPVMALYTEATDGSFIEKKESAMVWQHQEADPDFGSWQAKELLDHLESVLANEPVVVKRGQHIVEVKPQGVNKGIVVEELISTMRNEEKSPDFLLCIGDDRSDEDMFESIANLALPTISQVFPCTVGQKPSRAKYYLDDTPDVITLLEGLLRHQQIKHNVE; from the exons ATGCTTTCAAGATCTTGTTTAGGTTTATTGAATCACGTAACAACGAACGATTACATAGAAGAATCCACCACTGTTCAGAAAATGGTAACGACGCTGACCGGAGAAGATGAACTCAAGTTTCAACAAGATAGCGTTTCGGTTTCGTCATCGCGCGAACGGAGAATGATAATAGTAGCGAATCAGTTACCGATACGCGTTGTTAAAGGTTCTAAGGAGGAGGATGAGAAGAAGTTGAAATTTGAATGGGATGTTGATAGCATATCGTTTCAGCTCAAGGATGGCTTTTCTGAAAAAGTTGAGGTTTTGTACGTTGGGTCTTTGAAAGCGGAGATTGATCAATCGGAACAAGATGAAGTTGCGCAGGTTTTGTTTGACAAGTTTCGTTGCGTTCCCACTTTTTTACCTTCGGAGATTCATAATAAATTCTACCATGGTTTTTGTAAGCATTATCTATGGCCTTTGTTTCACTATATGCTTCCTGTGTCCAAGAGTCAAGGTGCTCGTTTTGATCGTTCTCAGTGGCTTGCTTATGTGTCTGCGAACAGGATTTTTGCTGATAAGGTTACTGAGGTTATTAACCCTGATGAGGATTATGTTTGGGTTCATGATTATCATCTTATGATTTTGCCGACTTTCTTGAGGAAGAGGTGTCCTAGAGTGAAATTGGGTTTTTTTCTTCATAATACCTTTCCTACTTCGGAGATTTATAGAACATTACCTGTTCGTGAGGAGATTCTGAGAGGCTTTTTGAACTGTGATTTAATTGGGTTTCATACTTTTGATTATGCTAGACATTTTTTGTCTTGTTGTAGTAGGATGTTGGGTTTGGATTATGAGTCTAAAAGAGGTTACATTGGACTTGATTACTTTGGTAGAAATGTTACCATCAAGATTTTACCTGCTGGGATTCATATGGGTCTTCTTGAGTCGGTGTTGTCGTTGCCTTATACCGCCACAAGGGTTAAGGAATTGAAGGAAGAGTTTGAAGGGAAGGTTGTGATTTTGGGGGTTGATGACATGGATTTGTTTAAAGGTATTGGGTTGAAGTTTTTGGCATTGGGGAAGCTTTTGGAGGTGAATGAAAAAGCAAGGGGTAGAGTTGTTTTGGTTCAGATTCTGAATCAAGCCAGGAGTAGAGGAAAAGATATTCAGGACTTGAAGTTTGAGATTGAAGCCATTGCTAAAGAGATTAATGATAAATATGGTGATAAACAATCTGGGTATAGGCCAATTGTTTGCATAAATGGCCCCGTTTCAACTCAGGAGAAGGCTGCGTACTATGCTATATCAGAATGTTGTATTGTAAATGCTGTGAGGGATGGGATGAATTTGATGCCTTATGAATATACTGTTTGCAGACAAGGAAGTGTTGAATTGGATAAAGCACTGGGGGTGGATAACGATGAGGCTAAAAAGAGTGTTATCATTGTTTCTGAGTTCATTGGTTGTTCTCCTTCGCTCAGCTGTGCAATTCGGGTGAATCCGTGGAACATTGATGATGTTTGTGAAGCAATGAACTCAGCAATCAGAATGGCGGATGCTGAGAAGCAATTGAGACACGAGAAGAATTATAAGTATATAAGCTCTCATGATGTAGCTTATTGGGCTAAGAGTTTCGATCAAGATTTAGAGAGAGCTTGTAGGGAGCATTATCTGAAGAAGTGGTTGGATGTTGGTTTGGGACTTAATTTTAGAATCATTGCTTTGGATCCTAGTTTTAAAAAGCTTTCTGTTGATTACATTGTCTCTGCTTATAGAGATACAAAGAGTAGGTTGATCCTTTTGGATTATGATGGTACCATGATGCCTCAGGGATCACTAGACAAAACCCCTAGCTTGGATGTTATCACTCTCTTGAATGGCTTATGCAGTGATCCTAAAAATGTAGTTTTCATTGTTAGTGGCAGGGATAGAGAATGCCTTAGCAAGTGGTTTTCTCCCTGTGACAAACTTGGTCTCTCTGCAGAGCATGGTTACTTCACTAG GTGGAGCAAAGGTTCTCCTTGGAGAACTTGTGGATTGGCATCAGATTTCGATTGGAAAAATACTGTTGAACCGGTGATGGCGCTTTATACAGAAGCAACTGATGGTTCCTTCATTGAAAAAAAGGAAAGCGCaatggtttggcaacatcaagaAGCCGATCCCGATTTCGGATCGTGGCAGGCTAAAGAGCTTCTTGATCACCTGGAGAGCGTGTTAGCGAATGAACCCGTAGTAGTTAAAAGGGGACAACATATTGTTGAAGTAAAGCCTCAG GGTGTGAACAAAGGTATAGTGGTTGAAGAGCTTATATCAACCATGAGGAATGAAGAGAAGTCACCGGATTTTCTGCTTTGCATAGGAGATGATAGATCAGATGAAGATATGTTTGAAAGCATTGCTAATTTAGCTTTACCAACCATATCACAAGTATTTCCATGCACGGTTGGTCAGAAACCGAGTAGGGCCAAATACTATTTGGACGATACTCCGGATGTTATCACGCTGCTGGAAGGACTTCTGCGGCATCAGCAGATTAAGCACAATGTAGAATGA